A stretch of the Desulfobacter sp. genome encodes the following:
- a CDS encoding cytochrome c biogenesis protein ResB has product MFFASVKLTVYTLVLLALTSIIGTVVLQNGSPRAYVNLYGQGMYNLIQVLKLDNMYQAWWYLLLMLVLCINIVVCSIDRLSKTWKIIFPDKIKVNPKRFNGLKNKQEFESDQDLSQLLPSYQKVLSRQMGAVIEHKTEQGLVLYGEKGRWSRLGVYVVHASVLLLLAGALFGALFGFKASLRLDEGKSADTVLDSSTRMPIKLPFAIRCNEFEVKFYDTGAPDEFRSNLTIIEDGKQSFTKDIRVNYPLRYKGINIFQSSYGTALPNEAEFEIKDNLTQESVVHTVKKGQSVALPQDLGTFTFEGFLPHFDFRGHNLGEAFVGRVAPKDKQSVQIVMPTKFPTFDKMRKGQFSVTVKDFHQAYYTGLQVTKDPGVWYVYSGFILMIIGCWITFFLSHQSVCIGLEKRDTGRVRVWVAGKANRNTHAMTLKIKKFATQLKEI; this is encoded by the coding sequence ATGTTTTTTGCATCAGTTAAGCTTACGGTTTACACCCTGGTACTTTTGGCGCTGACATCCATTATCGGAACCGTTGTTTTACAAAACGGCAGTCCCCGGGCATATGTAAATCTTTACGGCCAGGGCATGTATAATTTGATCCAGGTGCTGAAACTCGACAATATGTACCAGGCGTGGTGGTATCTGTTGTTGATGCTGGTGCTGTGCATTAATATTGTGGTCTGCTCAATTGATCGGCTGTCTAAAACCTGGAAGATTATTTTCCCGGACAAGATAAAGGTCAATCCCAAGCGATTTAACGGCCTGAAAAATAAACAGGAATTTGAGTCCGACCAGGACCTGTCACAGCTTTTGCCTTCTTATCAAAAGGTGTTGTCCCGTCAAATGGGGGCGGTGATAGAGCATAAGACAGAACAGGGCCTGGTGCTTTACGGAGAAAAGGGGAGATGGAGCCGGCTCGGGGTCTATGTGGTTCATGCCAGTGTGCTTTTACTTTTGGCCGGGGCCTTGTTCGGGGCCTTGTTCGGATTCAAGGCGAGTCTGAGGCTGGATGAGGGCAAGTCTGCGGATACCGTGCTTGATTCATCCACAAGGATGCCCATCAAGCTACCCTTTGCCATCCGTTGCAACGAGTTTGAAGTAAAGTTCTATGATACCGGGGCCCCGGATGAGTTCAGGTCCAATCTGACGATCATAGAGGATGGAAAACAAAGTTTTACAAAGGATATCCGGGTCAATTACCCTTTAAGGTACAAAGGGATTAATATTTTTCAGTCCTCCTATGGTACGGCCCTTCCCAATGAGGCCGAGTTTGAGATCAAGGACAATCTCACCCAGGAAAGCGTTGTTCATACGGTTAAAAAGGGTCAGAGCGTGGCCTTGCCCCAGGATCTTGGCACCTTCACCTTTGAGGGGTTTTTGCCCCATTTTGATTTCAGAGGACACAATTTGGGTGAGGCCTTTGTCGGTCGGGTGGCGCCAAAGGACAAACAAAGTGTCCAGATCGTGATGCCCACTAAATTTCCCACCTTTGACAAGATGAGAAAAGGACAGTTCTCCGTGACGGTCAAAGATTTTCATCAGGCCTATTATACCGGTCTTCAGGTGACCAAGGATCCGGGTGTCTGGTATGTGTATTCAGGCTTTATTCTGATGATCATCGGCTGCTGGATCACCTTTTTTCTCTCCCATCAGTCCGTATGTATCGGACTTGAAAAGAGAGACACCGGCCGTGTCCGGGTCTGGGTTGCCGGCAAAGCCAACAGAAATACCCATGCCATGACATTGAAAATAAAGAAATTTGCAACCCAATTAAAGGAAATTTAA
- the ccsB gene encoding c-type cytochrome biogenesis protein CcsB, which produces MNSSLLLSAATFIYALASVFYIGSFSFKKKVLAKLGVWVIVIGLVANTGGILLRWVESYQMGYGHAPFSNMYESLVFFSWTVAALYIFVEFKYRESIIGVFVSPLIFLAIAYASFDPSISSKISPLIPALKSNWLIAHVITCFLGYAGFALAFGFSFMYFIKPKDPDGVSIFARLPDWEIIDEMTYQMIVFGFLFLTIGIITGAVWANSAWGKYWSWDPKETWSLITWFVYAIFLHLRLMRGWQGRNLALVSIIGFVAVLFTYFGVNYLLSGLHSYG; this is translated from the coding sequence ATGAACTCTTCTTTACTTTTATCCGCAGCAACATTTATTTATGCCCTGGCATCGGTGTTCTATATCGGATCATTTTCATTCAAAAAAAAGGTGCTTGCCAAATTAGGGGTATGGGTTATTGTGATCGGGTTGGTGGCCAATACAGGGGGAATCCTTTTAAGATGGGTGGAGTCTTACCAGATGGGATACGGCCATGCCCCTTTTTCCAACATGTACGAATCTCTGGTCTTTTTTTCCTGGACCGTGGCGGCCCTGTATATTTTTGTTGAATTCAAGTACAGGGAAAGCATTATCGGGGTGTTTGTCTCTCCTTTAATCTTTCTGGCCATTGCCTATGCCTCTTTTGATCCCTCGATCTCTTCAAAGATCAGCCCCTTGATTCCTGCCTTGAAGTCCAATTGGCTCATTGCCCATGTGATCACCTGCTTTTTAGGATATGCAGGCTTTGCCCTGGCATTCGGGTTCAGCTTTATGTATTTTATCAAACCCAAGGATCCCGATGGGGTGTCCATATTTGCCCGGCTGCCGGACTGGGAAATCATTGATGAGATGACCTATCAGATGATTGTATTCGGGTTTTTATTTTTAACCATCGGTATTATCACAGGGGCGGTTTGGGCCAATTCTGCCTGGGGCAAATACTGGTCCTGGGATCCCAAGGAAACCTGGTCCTTGATCACCTGGTTTGTTTATGCCATTTTTCTTCATCTAAGGTTGATGAGGGGATGGCAGGGCAGAAATCTTGCCCTTGTTTCCATTATCGGGTTTGTGGCGGTTCTTTTTACCTATTTTGGAGTGAATTACCTGCTTTCCGGACTTCATAGTTATGGATAG
- a CDS encoding cytochrome c3 family protein: MSEIENKDENGSMDGAEECTADGPKDDKGLGLGVIFFMVAFLICFLSGWLLFPKLLYSKKEQPFNFDHALHTAETGDCETCHYLREDGTFAGLPNLESCMECHTDEPMGETEDEAIFAQKYVAKEKEVPWLVYSKQPDCVYFSHAAHITKAGMDCKTCHGPIGESTSSRPYEENRLTGYSRDIWGKNIWGIKTNSWDRMKMDDCAECHKEETGHQGYCFQCHK; this comes from the coding sequence ATGAGCGAAATAGAAAACAAAGATGAAAATGGTTCCATGGATGGTGCAGAGGAATGCACAGCCGATGGTCCAAAAGATGACAAAGGCTTAGGGCTGGGCGTCATTTTTTTTATGGTGGCATTTTTAATATGCTTCCTTTCCGGGTGGCTGCTTTTTCCCAAGTTGCTTTATTCTAAAAAAGAGCAACCTTTTAATTTTGACCACGCTCTTCACACGGCTGAAACCGGTGATTGCGAAACCTGCCATTACCTTCGGGAAGACGGCACTTTTGCAGGCCTTCCCAATCTTGAGTCCTGTATGGAATGCCATACAGACGAACCCATGGGTGAGACTGAGGACGAAGCGATTTTTGCCCAGAAGTATGTGGCAAAAGAAAAAGAAGTGCCCTGGCTGGTCTATTCCAAACAGCCGGATTGTGTTTATTTTTCCCATGCCGCGCATATTACAAAGGCAGGCATGGATTGTAAGACCTGTCATGGTCCTATTGGTGAATCCACCTCTTCTCGGCCCTATGAAGAAAACAGACTCACAGGCTACAGCCGTGATATCTGGGGCAAAAATATCTGGGGAATCAAAACCAATTCCTGGGATCGGATGAAGATGGATGACTGCGCAGAGTGTCACAAGGAAGAAACCGGCCATCAGGGCTATTGCTTCCAATGTCACAAATAG
- a CDS encoding molybdopterin-dependent oxidoreductase: MKVDRRSFLGLGLGAAAGVAVSPALVKLTDDSSIWTQNWPWTPVPEDGEITYDKSVCSLCPGCCGISVRKINGRPVKIEGDSDFPVNNGGACLHGIAGLQYLYDPARVKTPMRKKAGKFEAISWDEAIDLAAQKLGDIRQNGAPESLGLVTGTREGSVSKLFNRFMDAFGSPNAYAMPSLEANLALTAQTLHGEGNTIGFDLENSDFVLSFGAGIIEGWGSPVACFKANASRKERHAELYQIDPRLSNTAANADRWIPINPGTEADLALGLCSVLLQKNLFVPGQLTGGLNRFTAVLASEYTPQKVEAITGVKAADIEKLAMAFAKAKMPVAVPGRGRGDQGQSLREFAAVQTLNALAGRLNKEGGAFVMPKADYLTFSEASMDEVAETGAGKEKLANSIDELIEKLSASAKPLVNALLVYNANPCYTLKTPERVKEAFKKVDFVVSFSSFMDETALASDLILPASTFLERLEDVPSGAGLAKQVVGLARTMVAPVFNTKNPGDALILLAQAMGGTIAESFEWETYDEALEAAAEGIWDGLNEEGYAVISQGTPMESPATDFAFMASNPAPIRPGCEGEFILMPIDNMRISGSAVASSPFAVKTVSDKVLSGTDVLVEINPETARAKGLKDGGSAMLKTQVKSVKVKVNYNEGIMPGVIGMVRGLGHAFDNPYVAGKGVNVNDLIGPVIEPGSGLDAAFGIKASISKA, translated from the coding sequence ATGAAAGTTGATAGACGAAGCTTCTTGGGATTGGGACTTGGCGCAGCTGCGGGTGTTGCGGTTTCTCCAGCTTTGGTGAAGCTCACAGATGATTCTTCCATCTGGACCCAGAACTGGCCCTGGACCCCGGTTCCAGAAGACGGTGAAATAACCTATGATAAATCAGTCTGCAGCCTTTGTCCTGGCTGTTGCGGCATCAGTGTTAGAAAAATAAACGGGCGGCCCGTAAAAATTGAAGGCGACTCAGACTTTCCCGTGAACAACGGTGGTGCATGCCTCCACGGTATTGCAGGTCTTCAGTATCTTTACGATCCTGCCCGGGTTAAAACCCCCATGAGAAAAAAAGCCGGAAAATTTGAAGCCATTTCCTGGGATGAGGCCATTGACCTGGCAGCCCAGAAACTTGGGGATATCCGGCAGAACGGTGCACCCGAAAGCCTGGGGCTTGTCACAGGTACCCGGGAGGGGTCGGTTTCTAAACTTTTTAACCGGTTCATGGATGCCTTTGGCTCTCCCAATGCCTATGCCATGCCCAGCCTTGAGGCAAACCTGGCCCTTACGGCCCAGACCCTTCACGGTGAAGGCAATACCATCGGGTTTGACCTTGAAAATTCAGATTTTGTCTTGAGCTTCGGCGCCGGCATTATTGAAGGCTGGGGATCTCCTGTGGCCTGTTTCAAGGCCAATGCCTCAAGAAAAGAGCGCCATGCAGAGCTCTACCAGATTGACCCAAGACTTTCCAACACCGCAGCCAATGCCGATCGCTGGATCCCGATAAACCCGGGAACCGAAGCGGATTTGGCCTTGGGCCTCTGTTCGGTTCTTCTTCAGAAGAATTTGTTTGTCCCCGGCCAACTCACCGGCGGGCTGAACCGGTTTACCGCGGTTCTTGCTTCTGAATATACCCCCCAAAAAGTGGAAGCCATTACCGGTGTAAAAGCCGCCGATATTGAAAAACTGGCCATGGCCTTTGCCAAGGCAAAAATGCCGGTGGCCGTGCCTGGAAGGGGCAGGGGAGATCAGGGCCAGAGCTTGAGAGAGTTTGCAGCTGTCCAGACCCTCAACGCCTTGGCAGGACGCCTCAACAAAGAGGGCGGGGCCTTTGTCATGCCCAAGGCAGATTATTTAACCTTTTCTGAAGCCTCCATGGACGAGGTGGCAGAAACCGGTGCTGGCAAAGAAAAACTGGCCAACTCCATTGATGAGCTGATTGAAAAGCTCTCTGCTTCTGCAAAGCCTCTGGTCAATGCACTTTTGGTATATAATGCCAATCCCTGCTACACCCTTAAAACCCCTGAACGGGTAAAAGAGGCCTTTAAAAAGGTGGATTTTGTTGTCAGTTTCTCCTCTTTTATGGATGAAACCGCTTTGGCATCTGATCTGATCCTGCCCGCATCCACCTTTCTTGAAAGACTGGAAGATGTGCCGTCAGGCGCAGGCCTTGCCAAACAGGTGGTCGGCCTTGCCCGGACCATGGTCGCCCCGGTGTTTAATACCAAAAATCCAGGGGATGCCCTGATTCTTCTGGCCCAGGCCATGGGTGGAACCATTGCTGAAAGCTTTGAGTGGGAGACCTATGACGAGGCCCTGGAAGCTGCGGCAGAAGGCATCTGGGACGGACTGAACGAAGAGGGATATGCTGTGATTTCCCAAGGCACACCCATGGAAAGCCCGGCAACGGATTTTGCCTTTATGGCCTCAAATCCTGCCCCGATCAGGCCTGGGTGCGAGGGTGAGTTTATCCTGATGCCCATTGATAATATGCGGATTTCAGGCTCTGCTGTTGCCTCATCTCCCTTTGCCGTGAAGACTGTATCAGACAAGGTCTTGTCCGGAACAGACGTCCTGGTGGAAATCAATCCTGAGACAGCCCGGGCCAAAGGCCTTAAGGACGGCGGTTCGGCCATGCTGAAAACCCAGGTGAAGAGCGTCAAGGTCAAAGTGAATTACAACGAAGGTATCATGCCGGGTGTCATCGGGATGGTAAGAGGCCTGGGCCATGCCTTTGACAACCCATATGTGGCTGGCAAGGGTGTAAATGTGAACGATTTGATAGGCCCGGTAATTGAGCCCGGTTCAGGACTGGATGCCGCCTTTGGAATCAAAGCCAGTATTTCCAAGGCCTAA